Proteins from one Gemmatimonadaceae bacterium genomic window:
- a CDS encoding dihydrofolate reductase family protein gives MGKLVFGMMQSLDGYVDGVAGTLELPPPDAALGRHFMDHVRGLAGSLYGRRIYEIMRYWDEDRPEWDDGDHEFAAAWRAQPKWVVSRTLNSVGANATLVAENVDAFVRRLKEDVEGEIDVAGPTLAASLTELGLVDEYRLYFRPFVLGGGKPYFAGARAPLRIIASDRIGEEAVCLTCVPI, from the coding sequence ATGGGTAAGCTCGTCTTCGGCATGATGCAGTCCCTCGACGGCTACGTCGATGGCGTCGCGGGCACGCTGGAATTGCCTCCGCCCGACGCTGCCCTTGGCCGTCATTTCATGGATCACGTCCGCGGCTTGGCCGGCTCGTTGTATGGCCGACGGATCTACGAGATCATGCGCTACTGGGACGAGGATCGACCGGAGTGGGATGACGGCGATCACGAGTTCGCGGCGGCATGGCGTGCGCAGCCGAAGTGGGTCGTCTCGCGCACGCTGAACTCGGTCGGCGCGAACGCCACGCTCGTCGCCGAGAACGTCGACGCATTTGTTCGCAGGCTGAAAGAGGACGTCGAGGGTGAGATCGACGTCGCGGGACCCACCCTGGCGGCAAGCCTGACCGAACTCGGTCTCGTCGACGAATATCGTCTCTACTTCCGCCCGTTCGTGCTTGGCGGTGGCAAGCCGTACTTTGCCGGAGCCCGGGCACCGCTCCGCATTATTGCCAGCGATCGCATTGGCGAGGAAGCGGTTTGCCTGACGTGTGTTCCGATCTGA
- the aac(6') gene encoding aminoglycoside 6'-N-acetyltransferase — MPHVRIRRYDQHDWPEWLRMNLALFPQHSADELTQGMRELSANPDAAVFVAPRDDGGMAGFVEVGTRPYADGCDTTPVGYIEALFVDPDMRRQGCALALLDAAEAWAREHGYREVASDARLDNVVSHATHRRAGYDEVDRVVQFRKRLNE; from the coding sequence ATGCCTCACGTTCGCATTCGACGTTACGACCAGCACGATTGGCCGGAGTGGCTGCGGATGAACCTCGCGCTTTTTCCACAACATTCGGCAGATGAGCTCACACAGGGCATGCGGGAGCTGTCCGCCAACCCTGACGCCGCGGTGTTCGTCGCGCCACGCGACGACGGTGGGATGGCCGGGTTCGTCGAGGTCGGCACTCGACCATATGCCGATGGCTGCGATACGACGCCGGTGGGATACATCGAGGCGCTGTTCGTAGATCCCGATATGCGCCGCCAAGGATGCGCGCTCGCGCTGCTCGACGCCGCCGAAGCATGGGCACGCGAACACGGCTATCGCGAGGTGGCCTCGGACGCACGTTTGGACAACGTGGTGAGTCACGCGACACATCGACGCGCCGGGTACGACGAAGTCGATCGCGTCGTGCAGTTTCGCAAGCGGCTGAACGAGTAG
- a CDS encoding CocE/NonD family hydrolase: MRHLRVRLSAALLLVAAPFFASLAQQSGAPIFTLEEVMIPMRDGAHLQTVIERPVNQTGPLPILLRRTPYGVPSASPTSVPPVLNELMADGYIFVVQNLRGRFKSEGTFLLSSAVDLSNPSPKNVNEATDAYDTIDWLVKHVANNNGRVGIYGVSYDGLTAATTLLMPHPALKAISEQASPADQWMNDDDHRYGALRESYSFEYAVYEQADKFKNTHFDFDVYDGYDWYLKLGPLSNINAKYLHGSIPAWNALVAHPNYDAFNKREAWYTQITGATVPNLNVAGFWDQEDPWGPWQIFHQAEKNDPQHTNLMVAGPWYHGSWHTPVNDSIGLIPLGGHATAREFRENIEAPFFRYYLHGKGTKPAWQAMMFETGSNTWKTYDTWPVKGATPTSLYLHSDGTLSFEKPAASAKPFREYVSDPANPVPYRQRPISPTYPAGDSRRWEVADQRFVDGRPDVLTYTSAPLDHDVTVTGALSATLFASTSGTDADFIVKLIDVYPENAQPNAWNPDAGPEPSEYARSLNGYELPIAMEVRRGRFNQSFETPHALVPNKPSEWTIPLREHDHVFLKGHRIMVQVQSTWFPVIDRNPQKFVPSIYEAKASDYVKATQRVYATPAMASHITLPVVR, translated from the coding sequence ATGCGACATCTTCGAGTACGCCTCTCCGCCGCCCTGCTCCTCGTCGCCGCTCCGTTCTTCGCGAGCCTCGCCCAACAGTCCGGCGCTCCGATCTTCACGCTCGAGGAAGTCATGATCCCGATGCGCGACGGCGCGCATCTGCAAACGGTGATCGAGCGCCCGGTGAATCAAACCGGCCCGCTGCCCATTCTGCTTCGCCGCACGCCCTACGGAGTGCCGAGCGCGTCACCGACGTCCGTACCGCCGGTGCTCAACGAATTGATGGCGGACGGTTACATCTTCGTCGTGCAGAATCTGCGCGGACGATTCAAGTCCGAGGGCACGTTCCTCCTGTCGTCGGCGGTCGATCTCTCCAACCCGTCGCCCAAGAACGTCAACGAGGCCACGGACGCCTACGACACCATCGATTGGCTCGTGAAACACGTCGCGAACAACAACGGCCGAGTCGGCATCTATGGCGTGTCGTACGATGGGCTCACCGCGGCCACGACGCTGCTCATGCCGCACCCGGCGCTCAAGGCGATCAGCGAACAGGCGTCGCCGGCCGATCAGTGGATGAACGACGACGACCACCGCTACGGCGCGCTGCGCGAAAGCTACTCGTTCGAGTACGCCGTGTACGAGCAGGCGGACAAATTCAAGAATACTCATTTCGACTTCGACGTCTACGACGGGTACGACTGGTATTTGAAGCTCGGCCCGTTGTCGAACATCAACGCGAAATATCTGCACGGGTCGATTCCGGCGTGGAACGCGCTCGTCGCGCATCCCAACTACGACGCGTTCAACAAACGCGAGGCGTGGTACACGCAGATCACGGGCGCGACGGTGCCCAACCTGAACGTCGCCGGCTTCTGGGATCAGGAAGATCCGTGGGGGCCGTGGCAGATCTTTCATCAAGCGGAGAAGAACGATCCCCAGCACACGAACCTGATGGTCGCCGGCCCGTGGTATCACGGCTCCTGGCACACGCCCGTCAACGACAGCATCGGCCTCATCCCACTCGGCGGACATGCCACGGCGCGCGAGTTCCGCGAGAACATCGAGGCGCCGTTCTTCCGCTACTATCTCCACGGCAAGGGCACGAAGCCCGCGTGGCAGGCGATGATGTTCGAGACAGGATCGAACACATGGAAGACGTACGACACGTGGCCGGTGAAGGGCGCGACGCCGACGAGTCTCTATCTCCATTCCGATGGAACGCTGTCCTTTGAGAAGCCGGCGGCGTCAGCAAAGCCGTTTCGAGAGTATGTCTCCGATCCGGCGAATCCAGTTCCCTATCGCCAACGGCCGATCTCGCCGACATATCCCGCGGGCGACTCGCGCCGATGGGAGGTGGCCGATCAGCGGTTCGTCGACGGACGGCCGGATGTGCTCACCTACACCAGCGCGCCACTCGACCACGATGTCACCGTCACCGGCGCGCTCTCGGCGACGCTGTTCGCATCGACGTCGGGCACGGACGCGGACTTCATCGTCAAGCTGATCGACGTCTATCCCGAGAACGCTCAGCCGAACGCGTGGAACCCGGACGCTGGGCCGGAACCGAGTGAATATGCGAGATCTCTCAATGGGTACGAGCTGCCGATCGCGATGGAGGTGCGGCGCGGACGATTCAATCAGAGCTTCGAGACGCCGCATGCGCTCGTGCCGAACAAGCCCAGCGAGTGGACGATCCCGCTGCGCGAGCATGATCATGTCTTTCTGAAGGGGCACCGGATCATGGTGCAGGTGCAGTCGACGTGGTTCCCGGTGATCGACCGCAACCCGCAGAAGTTCGTGCCGAGTATTTACGAGGCGAAGGCGAGCGACTACGTGAAGGCGACGCAGCGCGTGTATGCGACGCCGGCGATGGCGTCGCACATCACACTGCCGGTGGTACGGTAG
- a CDS encoding GNAT family N-acetyltransferase, whose protein sequence is MTDVTYSDGFGVEDFLALAQRVWPRPYDSAAAAQALTRTINVGAWDGSRLIGSVRVLTDGYFFATIPEILVDPDYERRGIGRRLMELALERSPRGKVGFGAQPQSVGFFERIGCRRASTGFVAERPLGPGVGEQTSEEG, encoded by the coding sequence ATGACCGACGTGACCTACAGTGATGGATTCGGCGTCGAGGATTTTCTCGCACTGGCTCAACGTGTTTGGCCGCGCCCATACGACTCGGCGGCTGCGGCGCAGGCGTTGACCCGCACCATCAACGTCGGTGCCTGGGATGGCTCGCGGCTCATCGGGAGCGTCCGCGTACTGACGGACGGTTATTTCTTCGCCACCATCCCGGAGATCCTCGTCGACCCAGACTACGAGCGGCGCGGCATTGGCCGCCGTCTGATGGAGCTCGCGCTCGAGCGATCGCCTCGCGGCAAGGTTGGGTTCGGGGCACAACCGCAGAGCGTGGGATTCTTCGAGCGAATTGGCTGTCGGCGGGCGTCGACTGGGTTCGTTGCGGAACGGCCGCTCGGACCGGGCGTCGGGGAGCAGACGTCTGAGGAGGGCTGA
- a CDS encoding SRPBCC domain-containing protein, with the protein MRKQFAIDPKLDFVIERFIDAPARLVWEALTKPEHLTEWYMPKAWGRVARVEMDVRPGGMFSIDIATGDGREVPNLGCFLDVVPMQRLVWTSMLFPGYRPAVFDDIPITAIMTLESVGSGTRYIFTALHRDEADYEKDKASGWQEGTEIALEQFVAHVMSMK; encoded by the coding sequence ATGAGAAAGCAATTCGCGATCGATCCGAAGCTCGACTTCGTCATCGAACGGTTCATCGACGCTCCCGCGCGGCTCGTGTGGGAAGCGTTGACGAAACCGGAGCATCTCACGGAGTGGTACATGCCCAAGGCGTGGGGGCGCGTGGCGCGAGTCGAAATGGACGTGCGGCCGGGCGGCATGTTCAGCATCGACATCGCAACCGGAGACGGTCGCGAAGTTCCCAACCTTGGCTGCTTCCTCGACGTCGTTCCGATGCAGCGACTCGTCTGGACCTCCATGTTGTTCCCCGGCTACCGTCCGGCCGTCTTCGACGACATTCCGATCACCGCCATCATGACGCTCGAGAGCGTCGGGAGCGGCACGCGCTACATCTTCACGGCGTTGCATCGGGATGAAGCTGACTACGAGAAAGACAAGGCGTCCGGTTGGCAGGAGGGAACGGAGATCGCGCTGGAGCAGTTTGTCGCGCACGTGATGTCGATGAAGTAG
- a CDS encoding metalloregulator ArsR/SmtB family transcription factor, which translates to MVQSAVVDDVFYALSNATRRKVLEHLSAGPATVSELAAPFDMKLPSFVQHLSVLEQSRLVKSKKRGRVRTYEIAPERFTVVEDWLTARRQLWEARLDRFDLYVKQLKQKESES; encoded by the coding sequence ATGGTTCAATCCGCTGTCGTTGACGACGTGTTTTATGCCTTGTCCAACGCGACGCGGCGGAAGGTCCTCGAGCACCTGTCCGCGGGACCCGCCACGGTCAGCGAGCTGGCGGCGCCATTCGACATGAAACTCCCCTCGTTCGTGCAGCACCTCTCGGTGCTCGAACAGAGCCGGCTGGTGAAGTCGAAGAAGCGAGGGCGCGTGCGGACGTACGAGATCGCACCCGAACGGTTCACAGTTGTTGAAGACTGGCTGACCGCGCGCCGGCAGTTGTGGGAAGCGCGATTGGACCGATTCGACCTCTACGTCAAACAACTCAAGCAGAAGGAATCGGAATCATGA
- a CDS encoding serine hydrolase domain-containing protein encodes MEAPFHGERVRPPALSVAIAVHGQVVYAEAFGFADLEQRVPATTSTKFRIGSISKPLTAAALGLLEQHGRLDFDAPVRRYVPSFPDKGATVTVREVGGHLGGIRGYKPNEPESQSHYPSVDSSLSRFRDDSLVAQPGTRFVYSSYGFVLLSSVIEHTAGVPYLDFMRDSVFGVLGMTSTVPDDPSAIVPWRARWYDLQADGTYRNSEFADLSYKWAGGGFLSTPTDLVRFGAAMLHPGFLSAATLRVLETSQLTAAGKPTQYGIGWFVSDSTRFIKQRTIRHSGGAIGSTANLLLYPDYDIVVAWAQNDGQLNDNDLFGLVAPFIHGPARKGR; translated from the coding sequence ATGGAGGCGCCGTTCCATGGCGAACGCGTACGACCGCCGGCGTTGTCCGTCGCGATCGCAGTGCACGGGCAGGTCGTCTACGCCGAGGCGTTTGGTTTCGCCGACCTTGAACAGCGCGTTCCAGCCACCACTTCCACGAAATTTCGCATCGGCAGTATTTCGAAGCCGCTCACGGCGGCGGCACTCGGGCTCCTCGAACAACACGGCCGACTCGATTTCGACGCGCCCGTTCGCCGATATGTGCCCTCATTTCCTGACAAGGGTGCCACAGTAACGGTCCGCGAGGTTGGCGGCCATCTCGGCGGCATTCGAGGATACAAACCGAACGAGCCGGAAAGCCAGAGTCACTATCCGTCCGTCGACTCGAGTCTCTCTCGGTTCCGAGACGATTCACTCGTCGCACAACCCGGAACGCGGTTTGTCTACTCGAGCTACGGCTTTGTTTTGCTGAGCAGCGTCATCGAACACACGGCCGGGGTCCCGTACTTGGATTTCATGCGCGATAGCGTCTTTGGTGTGCTCGGCATGACGAGTACGGTACCTGACGATCCCTCCGCCATCGTTCCGTGGCGCGCACGATGGTACGATCTTCAAGCCGACGGAACATATCGCAATTCTGAATTCGCCGACCTCAGTTACAAGTGGGCGGGCGGGGGGTTTCTGTCGACGCCGACGGATCTCGTACGGTTCGGCGCCGCGATGCTCCATCCCGGTTTCCTCAGTGCCGCGACACTCCGTGTGTTGGAGACGTCGCAACTCACGGCCGCCGGCAAACCGACTCAGTATGGAATCGGGTGGTTTGTGTCCGATTCAACGCGTTTCATCAAGCAGCGTACTATCCGACATAGCGGCGGCGCGATCGGAAGCACTGCCAACCTGCTGCTGTACCCAGACTACGACATCGTCGTGGCGTGGGCACAGAACGATGGACAGCTGAACGACAACGACCTGTTCGGTCTTGTCGCCCCGTTCATCCACGGTCCGGCCCGCAAGGGCCGATGA
- a CDS encoding GNAT family N-acetyltransferase, whose translation MLNVRVATPSDAPAIAELSAEFVRYLARLGDPAPGGITADEVLREGFGDHAAFGGFVAEFAGRIVGYLLHHPGYDVDRGGRVWYVFDLFVTATARRAGVGRALMIRARHACQDAGGRALIWTVYPPNLDALHFYQRLGATVSEDRILTWLTAAATDGV comes from the coding sequence ATGCTCAACGTTCGCGTTGCGACACCCAGCGACGCACCGGCGATCGCGGAGCTCAGCGCCGAGTTCGTGAGGTATCTCGCTCGACTCGGCGATCCCGCGCCTGGCGGAATAACCGCGGACGAGGTTCTGCGCGAGGGCTTCGGCGACCACGCGGCATTCGGCGGATTCGTCGCCGAGTTCGCGGGCCGCATCGTCGGCTATCTCTTGCATCATCCCGGCTACGATGTCGATCGCGGCGGTCGCGTTTGGTATGTCTTCGACCTGTTCGTGACCGCGACAGCGCGTCGAGCCGGCGTTGGCAGAGCGCTGATGATTCGTGCGCGCCACGCCTGTCAGGACGCGGGCGGACGCGCGTTGATCTGGACGGTCTACCCGCCGAACCTCGACGCTTTACACTTCTATCAACGCCTTGGCGCGACCGTCAGCGAGGATCGCATATTGACCTGGCTCACCGCGGCGGCGACCGACGGAGTCTAG
- a CDS encoding helix-turn-helix transcriptional regulator yields the protein MESILRNIQRACTAGLDSVTLRRELVQRIASDVPVDAYAFSICDPDTGLMAHTVAQGIPPTLGRAYVERLYPTECATIAVTMSRRGAAVFSMLDKSPAARRTFGNHGIESHIHSTFVLDGRLWGTWCMMREHKSPHDARSMALLRRAGPWIARGLKSASLVDQALVAQERKDIAESGSTSPGVVVLDGRNRPLVRTALAKRWLADLADSGVGDADDVPLSVLGIATRLRRTPSDLPQEVVLRLRGASGQWYVLRGSLAESDASAASAVVVVVRPAVRREIAPMLTHLYALSEREREVVAAVARGEPTKCIAAALGVSPHTIEEHLERACRKIGVRGRKALVAKLFVDGYAPTVTAPSPAKTPAAIARTISASRENRATP from the coding sequence ATGGAATCGATTCTTCGCAACATTCAACGCGCGTGCACGGCGGGACTCGACTCGGTGACCCTGCGCCGGGAGCTCGTGCAGCGCATTGCCTCCGACGTCCCGGTCGACGCCTACGCGTTCAGCATCTGCGATCCCGACACGGGCTTGATGGCGCACACCGTCGCCCAGGGCATTCCGCCGACGCTCGGCCGCGCGTATGTGGAGCGCCTCTATCCGACCGAGTGCGCCACCATCGCGGTGACGATGTCGCGTCGCGGCGCCGCGGTCTTCTCGATGCTCGACAAGTCGCCCGCCGCGCGACGAACGTTCGGCAATCACGGCATCGAGTCGCACATTCACTCGACGTTCGTGCTCGACGGACGGCTCTGGGGCACGTGGTGCATGATGCGCGAACACAAATCACCGCACGACGCGCGTTCGATGGCGCTCCTGCGGCGCGCCGGTCCGTGGATCGCACGCGGGCTCAAGTCCGCGTCGCTCGTCGATCAAGCGCTCGTTGCACAGGAACGCAAGGACATAGCGGAATCCGGATCGACGAGTCCCGGCGTCGTCGTGCTCGACGGCCGCAACCGCCCGCTCGTTCGTACCGCGCTCGCGAAGCGATGGTTGGCCGACCTCGCGGATTCCGGCGTCGGCGATGCCGATGATGTACCGCTCTCGGTGTTGGGCATCGCCACGCGTCTGCGCCGAACCCCGAGTGATCTGCCGCAGGAAGTGGTGCTTCGCCTGCGCGGCGCGTCGGGACAATGGTATGTGCTCCGCGGATCGCTCGCCGAGTCGGATGCGTCGGCCGCGTCGGCGGTCGTCGTCGTCGTGCGGCCGGCGGTGCGGCGCGAAATCGCGCCCATGCTCACGCATCTCTACGCGTTGTCCGAGCGGGAGCGCGAAGTCGTCGCCGCCGTCGCGCGCGGCGAGCCGACCAAGTGCATTGCCGCCGCACTCGGCGTCTCGCCGCATACGATCGAAGAGCATCTCGAGCGCGCGTGCCGAAAGATCGGCGTTCGCGGACGGAAGGCGCTCGTCGCCAAGCTGTTCGTCGACGGATACGCGCCGACGGTGACGGCGCCGTCGCCCGCGAAGACGCCGGCGGCAATCGCGCGAACCATCAGTGCATCACGAGAGAATCGAGCGACACCGTAA